AACACTTCGGTCTCGCCGGACGAGCCCGCACCGACAACCTGGATGTTGGCATCCTGGATCATCTGGTTGGCGGCGATGCGGTAGTACAACGGCACGGAGCTTGGGCGGGGTACGCCCAGTTCGGCCAGCTCTTCAATGTGGTGCTCGATGGCAGCCAGGTCGCGGCCAGCCCAGCCGGCCACGATGCAATGCTGCAGATCAGCTTCGATGATTTCAGTGTGGGTGGCCTGGGCCAGTTCAAAAGTCAAACGCATAGCAGTACTCGTTTACTCAAAGACAGATGGGGATTAACCGAACAGGCGTGGCAGCCACAAAGCCAGATCCGGGAAGATAGCCAACAGGCCCACCATGGCCAGCAACATGATCACAAAGGGCAGGCTGCCAATCATGACGTCGTTCATGCTGCCGCTCTTGCGCAGGCTTTGGACCACAAACAGGTTCAGACCAACAGGAGGAGTGATCAGCGCCACTTCCACCAGAATAATGATGGCAATACCCAGCCACACCGGGTCAAAGCCCAGGGCAATCATGATGGGGGCCACGATAGGGATGGTGGTGATCATCATGGACAGGGTTTCCATGAAGCAGCCCAGCACCAGGTAGAACACCACGATGATCATCAGCATGACCATGGGCGAGACACCCAAGCCAGTGATGGCGTCGGTCAGCGCATTGGTCAGGCCGGTAGCAGACATCACGAAGTTCAGGAAGGCCGAACCGATCACGATCAGCATGATCATGGCGGTGGCTTTCATGGTGCCTTCTAGTACTTCCTTGATCATCTTCCAGTTCATGCGGCCCGAGAAAGCGGCCAGCAGCAGCGCACCGACCACACCCAGGGCAGCCGCTTCGGTCGGGGTGGCAATCCCGGCGTAAATCGAACCGACCACCAGCAAGAAAATACCCAATGGTGGAACCAGGTGCACCAGACTGGCAAAACGCTGGCTCCAGGATGCCTGGATCTTGGCACCGCCCCATTTGGGCTTGACCATACATGCGGCAGCAATCGTCAGCATGAACAGCAAGGCCATGCCCAGACCAGGGATAATGCCGGCCAGATACAGCTTGGGCACGGAGGTGTTGGTCAGCACGCCGTAGATCACCAGGTTGATCGACGGTGGAATCAGAATGCCCAAGGTACCGCCAGCGGCCAGACTGCCCAGGAACAGGGGCTCGTTATAGCCTTGCTTCTTGATCTGCGGCAGGGCTACGGTACCGACGGTGGCAGCGGTGGCCACGCTGGAGCCGGATGTAGCGGCAAACAGGGCGCTGGCACCGATATTGGCGTGCATCAGGCCGCCGGGCAGCCAGGACAGCCACAGGCTCATGGCGTTGTACATGCGTTCAGCCATGCCCGAGCGCAGCAGGATTTCGCCCAGCATGATGAACAGGGGGATAGCGACCAGCAGGAATTCGTTGCTGGTGCCCCAGGAAATTTCACCCAATGCGCCGGTCAGCGGCAGCATGGAATACAGCGGGTCCAGAATCAGGCCCAGAACGCCCAGGGCAGCGCCCACGGGAATGCTCAGTCCGATCAGAACGAGCAGGAGAGTCAGTGCAGTACTAATCATTTGGTGTCTCCGTGGACCATGCGTTGGCCGGCCTCGGCTTCTTCAAGAGCTTCTTCCTGGGTGCTACGAATGCCGCACAGGTTCTGGATGGCGTTCAGGTCGCCCGTGATCAGGGCCAGGCTGGAGCGCAGCAGCATCAGTGCCAGGACGACACACAGCCAGATCAGGCCTGCGACCCACAGAAACTGGGGAATCCACAGG
This genomic window from Alcaligenes faecalis contains:
- a CDS encoding TRAP transporter large permease, coding for MISTALTLLLVLIGLSIPVGAALGVLGLILDPLYSMLPLTGALGEISWGTSNEFLLVAIPLFIMLGEILLRSGMAERMYNAMSLWLSWLPGGLMHANIGASALFAATSGSSVATAATVGTVALPQIKKQGYNEPLFLGSLAAGGTLGILIPPSINLVIYGVLTNTSVPKLYLAGIIPGLGMALLFMLTIAAACMVKPKWGGAKIQASWSQRFASLVHLVPPLGIFLLVVGSIYAGIATPTEAAALGVVGALLLAAFSGRMNWKMIKEVLEGTMKATAMIMLIVIGSAFLNFVMSATGLTNALTDAITGLGVSPMVMLMIIVVFYLVLGCFMETLSMMITTIPIVAPIMIALGFDPVWLGIAIIILVEVALITPPVGLNLFVVQSLRKSGSMNDVMIGSLPFVIMLLAMVGLLAIFPDLALWLPRLFG